Proteins encoded together in one Micromonospora kangleipakensis window:
- a CDS encoding Trm112 family protein — MALDPQLLEILACPDTHHAPLDYDAQAQTLTCTECGRIFEVRDDVPVLLLDEARGGPAADDARGGSAPQR; from the coding sequence GTGGCCCTGGACCCGCAGTTGCTCGAGATTCTCGCCTGCCCGGACACGCATCACGCCCCCCTCGACTACGACGCGCAGGCCCAGACCCTGACCTGCACCGAGTGCGGTCGGATCTTCGAGGTCCGCGACGACGTGCCGGTGCTGCTGCTGGACGAGGCGCGCGGCGGGCCCGCGGCGGACGACGCGCGCGGCGGCTCCGCGCCGCAGCGGTGA
- the nfi gene encoding deoxyribonuclease V (cleaves DNA at apurinic or apyrimidinic sites) — protein sequence MTTGRVPYVPPGSVAEALRVQEELRPLADLAGPGPTAPATVAGLDVAYAESGDRLAAAVTVLDARTLAVVDSAVSVGRPAFGYVPGLFAFRELPALLDALDRLPVRPDLLVCDGHGLAHPRRFGLACHLGVVTGLPAIGVGKTPLVGEWDEPGPRRGAWTPLRDGGEVVGRVLRTRDGVKPVFVSVGHRMSLANAVDRVLALTPRYRLPETTRTADRLCRDALAAAST from the coding sequence GTGACGACCGGCCGCGTGCCGTACGTGCCGCCCGGCAGCGTCGCGGAGGCGTTGCGCGTACAGGAGGAGTTGCGGCCGCTGGCCGACCTGGCCGGGCCGGGACCGACCGCGCCCGCGACGGTCGCCGGCCTCGACGTCGCGTACGCGGAGAGCGGCGACCGGCTCGCGGCGGCCGTCACGGTGCTGGACGCCCGGACGTTGGCCGTGGTGGATTCGGCGGTCAGCGTCGGCCGGCCCGCCTTCGGGTACGTGCCCGGGCTCTTCGCCTTCCGCGAGCTGCCCGCGCTGCTCGACGCCCTGGACCGGCTGCCCGTCCGGCCTGACCTGCTGGTCTGCGACGGGCACGGGCTGGCCCACCCGCGCCGGTTCGGGCTGGCCTGTCATCTCGGCGTGGTCACCGGCCTGCCCGCGATCGGGGTGGGCAAGACGCCGCTGGTCGGCGAATGGGACGAGCCGGGTCCACGTCGGGGCGCCTGGACGCCGCTGCGGGACGGCGGCGAGGTGGTCGGCCGGGTGCTGCGTACCCGGGACGGGGTGAAGCCGGTCTTCGTCAGCGTCGGCCACCGGATGAGCCTGGCGAACGCCGTCGACCGGGTGCTGGCGCTGACCCCGCGCTACCGGCTGCCGGAGACCACCCGGACGGCCGACCGGCTCTGCCGCGACGCCCTCGCCGCCGCCTCGACCTGA